The following proteins come from a genomic window of Desulfurobacteriaceae bacterium:
- the rpsU gene encoding 30S ribosomal protein S21 encodes MATVYVREGESFEKALKRFKKLCEKEGILTEIKRREYYEKPSEKRKRKAMAARKRLIKALKKRGLLPPKGKKKKK; translated from the coding sequence AACAGTTTACGTTCGTGAAGGAGAGTCTTTTGAAAAGGCTCTAAAGAGATTTAAGAAACTATGCGAAAAGGAAGGAATTCTTACAGAGATTAAGAGAAGAGAATATTACGAAAAGCCAAGTGAAAAGAGAAAAAGAAAGGCTATGGCTGCAAGAAAAAGACTAATTAAGGCTCTCAAAAAGCGTGGTCTCCTTCCACCAAAGGGTAAGAAGAAGAAAAAGTAA